From a single Equus asinus isolate D_3611 breed Donkey chromosome 2, EquAss-T2T_v2, whole genome shotgun sequence genomic region:
- the LOC106833437 gene encoding olfactory receptor 4F15-like → MNGANHSVVSEFVFLGLSNSWEIQLFLFFFSSLFYMSSLMGNLLIVVTVTSDPYLHSPMYFLLANLSIIDLIFCSIAAPKMICDLFRKQKVISFGGCIAQIFFSHAVGGTEMVLLITMAFDRYVAICKPLHYQTIMSPQMCILILVVAWTIGFIHSLTQLGFVVNLPFCGPNVLDSFYCDIPQLIKLACTDTYRLEFIVTANSGFISLGAFFLLILSYVYILATLQKNSSSGLSKAFSTLSAHIIVVVLFFGPLIFFYMWPSPSTHLDKFLAIFDAVLTPFLNPVIYTFRNREMQKAIR, encoded by the coding sequence ATGAATGGAGCCAACCACTCTGTGGTGTCTGAGTTTGTCTTCCTGGGACTCTCCAATTCCTGGGAgatccagctttttctttttttcttttcttctcttttctatatGTCTAGTTTGATGGGAAACCTCCTCATAGTTGTCACTGTGACTTCTGACCCTTATTTACACTCCCCCATGTATTTTCTATTAGCCAATCTCTCCATCATAGACCTGATATTTTGCTCAATTGCAGCACCCAAGATGATTTGTGATCTTTTCAGGAAGCAGAAAGTCATTTCTTTTGGGGGCTGTATAGCTCAGATCTTCTTTAGCCATGCTGTTGGAGGCACTGAGATGGTGCTACTCATCACTATGGCCTTTGACAGATATGTGGCCATATGTAAGCCTCTCCATTACCAGACCATCATGAGCCCACAAATGTGCATTTTGattttagtggttgcctggaccattggtttcattcattcattgactcaaTTAGGTTTTGTGGTAAACTTGCCTTTCTGTGGCCCTAATGTATTAGATAGCTTTTACTGTGATATACCTCAGCTCATCAAACTTGCTTGCACAGATACCTACAGGCTGGAGTTCATCGTCACTGCTAATAGTGGGTTCATTTCCTTGGGTGCTTTCTTCTTGCTCATCCTCTCTTATGTCTATATTCTGGCCACTCTTCAGAAAAACTCCTCAAGTGGTTTATCCAAGGCTTTTTCCACTCTATCAGCTCATATTATTGTGGTGGTTTTATTCTTTggtccattgatttttttctatatgtgGCCCTCTCCTTCAACACATCTGGATAAATTTCTAGCCATATTTGATGCAGTTTTAACTCCTTTTCTAAATCCAGTCATTTACACATTCAGGAACAGAGAGATGCAGAAGGCAATAAGGTGA